In one window of Haliaeetus albicilla chromosome W, bHalAlb1.1, whole genome shotgun sequence DNA:
- the LOC138683357 gene encoding protein FosB-like, with product MYQGFPSDYDSGSRCSSSPSAESQYLSSVDSFGSPAAAAAAQECSGLGDMPGSFVPTVTAITTSQDLQWLVQPTLISSVAQSQPPGAPMAHPPPVDPYDLPGPSYSTPSMGAFATGPAAPPARPTRARPRHSCEETLTPEEEEKRRVRRERNKLAAAKCRNRRRELTDRLQAETDQLEEEKAELESEIAELQKEKERLEFVLVAHAPACKLPFEDVSSLGASPAEVSTLGKEEPAGTVTFLPPGLFQPSTQGPFPSCCFAPGVPSGPPNPSYTSSFVFTHPEGTTCGALHQRSSSSDQSSDSLNSPSLLAL from the exons ATGTACCAAGGCTTCCCCAGTGACTACGACTCGGGTTCCCGCTGCAGCTCCTCGCCCTCCGCCGAGTCCCAGTACCTCTCCTCGGTCGATTCCTTCGGgagccccgcggcggcggcggccgcgcag GAGTGCAGCGGCCTGGGGGACATGCCCGGCTCCTTCGTGCCCACAGTGACGGCCATCACCACCAGCCAGGACCTGCAGTGGCTGGTGCAGCCCACCCTCATCTCCTCGGTGGCCCAGTCACAGCCCCCAGGGGCACCCATGGCGCACCCCCCTCCTGTTGATCCCTACGACCTCCCAGGACCTAGCTACTCTACGCCAAGCATGGGTGCCTTTGCCACAGGGCCAGCGGCACCGCCGGCACGTCCCACTCGTGCCCGTCCCCGACACAGCTGTGAGGAGACG CTGacgccagaggaggaggagaagcgcCGGGTGCGACGAGAGAGGAACAAGTTGGCAGCAGCCAAGTGCCGTAACCGGCGCCGGGAGTTGACGGATCGGCTGCAGGCA GAAACAGACCAGttggaggaggagaaagctgAGCTGGAGTCAGAGATCgcagagctgcagaaggagaaggaaCGGCTAGAGTTCGTCTTGGTGGCCCATGCCCCTGCCTGCAAGCTCCCCTTTGAGGATGTCAGCTCCTTGGGTGCCAGCCCCGCCGAGGTGAGCACCCTGGGCAAGGAAGAGCCGGCGGGGACCGTCACCTTCCTACCCCCGGGTCTGTTCCAGCCGAGCACCCAGggccccttccccagctgctgcttcGCGCCCGGGGTCCCCTCAGGGCCACCTAACCCATCCTATACGTCTTCGTTTGTGTTCACCCACCCAGAGGGAACCACCTGCGGAGCCTTGCATCAGCGGAGCAGCAGCAGCGACCAGTCCTCGGACTCCTTGAATTCTCCCTCGCTCCTCGCGTTGTGA
- the LOC138683593 gene encoding optic atrophy 3 protein homolog has protein sequence MVAGAFPLAKLLTLGARQLSRPLAARIKAGARASPFFRAYICLPPAQLYHWVEMRAKMRLMGFRGAAIKPLNEEAAAELGAELLGEAIVFGVGGLCLYLEYARQAGQARRREEEQAAALREVGLRLERLREELDAMAARLPPGHAPAGSSPAPSGGPAPGAEGGGAGHAPAGPCH, from the exons ATGGTGGCGGGCGCGTTCCCGCTGGCCAAGCTGCTGACGCTGGGCGCGCGCCAGCTGAGCCGCCCCCTGGCGGCCCGCATCAAGGCCGGGGCGCGCGCCAGCCCCTTCTTCCGCGCCTACATCTGCCTCCCGCCCGCTCAGC TGTATCACTGGGTGGAGATGCGCGCCAAGATGCGGCTGATGGGTTTCCGCGGCGCCGCCATCAAACCGCTGAACGAAGAAGCGGCGGCGGAGCTGGGAGCGGAGCTGCTGGGGGAAGCGATCGTGTTTGGCGTAGGAGGGCTCTGCCTCTACCTGGAGTACGCCCGGCAGGCGGGGCaggcgcggcggcgggaggaggagcaggCGGCGGCGCTGCGGGAGGTGGGGTTGCGGCTGGAGCGTCTGCGGGAGGAGCTGGACGCCATGGCAGCGCGCCTGCCGCCTGGACACGCCCCCGCCGGTTCCAGCCCCGCGCCcagcggcggccccgcccccggaGCCGAGGGCGGTGGCGCAGGACACGCCCCCGCTGGACCCTGCCATTAA
- the LOC138683510 gene encoding reticulon-2-like has product MWELLYWRVPGKSALALVGVLGTLGCLARFSAISVGAYGALSVLGVTLPLRLHRATLQALHQHPPKHPCRAQLEGTMGLSPEEQQRWARCLAQHVTTATRTLIRLFLVHSLPESLKFAALFYLLTYVGAVCNGLTLLGAGIICAFTFPVLYRHHQAQIDQYVSLVRNHLDHLRARIQAKLPSAKVKP; this is encoded by the exons A TGTGGGAGCTGCTGTACTGGCGGGTGCCGGGGAAGTCGGCGCTGGCGCTGGTGGGGGTGTtgggcaccctggggtgcctGGCACGGTTCAGCGCCATCAGCGTGGGTGCCTATGGGGCACTGTCTGTGCTGGGTGTCACCCTGCCCCTGCGCCTGCACCGTGCCACTCTGCAGGCCCTGCACCAGCACCCACCCAAGCACCCCTGCCG GGCGCAGCTGGAGGGGACCATGGGGCTGAGCCCCGAGGAGCAGCAGCGCTGGGCCCGGTGCCTGGCCCAGCATGTCACCACTGCCACCCGCACCCTCATCCGCCTCTTCCTTGTCCACAGCCTCCCTGAGTCCCTCAAG tttgCCGCCTTGTTCTACCTGCTGACCTACGTGGGGGCTGTCTGCAACGGGCTGACGCTGCTGGGAGCGG GCATCATCTGTGCATTTACCTTCCCTGTGCTCTACCGGCACCACCAG GCCCAGATTGACCAGTACGTGAGTCTGGTGAGGAACCACCTAGATCACCTCCGAGCCAG GATCCAGGCCAAGCTCCCAAGTGCCAAAGTGAAGCCGTAG
- the LOC138683638 gene encoding reticulon-2-like has protein sequence MGHPQDQPASSQCFPVPSVLPVPDECQFPVVPGAPRPSRSPHTGSGGNTLGPGGALLVAAGRGGEGPAGPGPRSRPTTPPTREATPLPSNGGGAVPAFLKGQRLRVGPTEEGRVASTPSALPAHPRPCPPGVPPSSPVRGTGGTGSPAPSPARCRPAPAAPALCPPPPRAPSWCCGDARRGWPGGNGAEGNREPHAGAAAMGQVLGFAHCKEAPSTASTTPDSTEGGNEESDFPELQAALEPPEEEEEDEDGAAGGGPPRELTFSYIAFRAGGEANEPGPRCRRDSRRGRPPRLSSGPPGGCSRGPDLRLAARAPPKRPEEPPAPPEEQLEVGGALPELGGPETEETPMSLAAAPAGPPPPAGGAPRPPPPAPPPDPLLIPELPPAPPDQSPSPLGADVLGERLIRASGHYGGQHSREPWRAKCEGTLGG, from the exons ATGGGGCACCCCCAGGACCAGCC TGCCAGTTCCCAGTGCTTTCCAGTGCCCTCAGTGCTCCCGGTACCCGACGAGTGCCAGTTCCCGGTGGTCCCCGgtgccccccgccccagccGCTCACCTCATACTGGCAGCGGCGGCAACACGCTGGGGCCAGGCGGAGCCCTTCTGGTggcggcggggagagggggTGAAGGACCGGCCGGTCCCGGCCCGCGGTCACGCCCCACCACGCCCCCCACCCGCGAGGCCACGCCCCTCCCCAGTAACGGCGGCGGAGCGGTCCCCGCCTTCTTAAAAGGCCAACGTCTCCGGGTGGGCCCCACAGAGGAGGGGCGGGTGGCCAGTacccccagtgccctcccagcccACCCCCGCCCGTGTCCACCCGGTGTCCCCCCAAGCTCTCCAGTTCGGgggactgggggcactgggag CCCCGCCCCGAGCCccgcccgctgccgccccgcccccgccgcccccgccctttgtccgccgccgccgcgggcccCATCATGGTGTTGCGGTGATGCGCGGCGGGGCTGGCCCGGAGGTAACGGGGCCGAGGGCAACCGGGAGCCCCATGCGGGGGCCGCTGCTATGGGGCAGGTCCTGGGCTTCGCCCACTGCA AAGAGGCTCCATCCACGGCTTCCACCACACCGGACTCCACGGAGG GTGGCAACGAGGAGTCGGACTTCCCCGAGCTGCAGGCGGCACTGGAACCCCccgaggaggaagaggaggatgaagacggggcggcgggagggggacccccccgggaACTCACCTTCTCCTACATCGCCTTTAGAGCGGGGGGGGAAGCCAACGAGCCGGGACCCCGCTGTCGCCGAGACTCCCGTCGCGGACGCCCCCCCCGCCTGAGCTCGGGGCCCCCCGGGGGGTGCTCCCGGGGGCCGGACCTCCGCTTGGCTGCTAGGGCCCCCCCCAAGCGTCCCGAGGAGCCTCCAGCCCCTCCCGAGGAGcagctggaggtggggggggcactgCCAGAGTTGGGGGGTCCTGAGACTGAGGAGACCCCAATGAGCCTGG cagcagcacccgcgggcccccccccgcccgcagGGGgtgccccgcggccgccccccccagcgccccccccggaccccctCCTAATCCCGGAGCTGCCCCCGGCGCCCCCCGACCAATCACCGAGCCCGCTGGGAGCTGATGTCCTGGGTGAGCGGCTAATCAGGGCCTCGGGGCACTACGGGGGG cagcactcGCGGGAACCATGGAGGGCCAAGTGCGAGGGCACTCTGGGGGGATGA
- the LOC138683538 gene encoding LOW QUALITY PROTEIN: vasodilator-stimulated phosphoprotein-like (The sequence of the model RefSeq protein was modified relative to this genomic sequence to represent the inferred CDS: inserted 2 bases in 1 codon) yields the protein MGHPWAQEALCVNSGHRVNVGHPWVLSRLWGNAKHGEALWGVHGCGRAQWATPGCGGLGAPLGAGLPPHACGCPQVVLNCPLGRGLRYSQATPQFHQWREARRVWGLSFGAPREATLFATAVLRALRALEEGTPLSWPDPDGSALEEPEQQERQVLEEPEHHVAAAGTQAVPTGGPPPPPXGPPHPLAFHQPPGSHRPPLCRWRQVLLGGGLGGAPALPLPSQGLNSGKSARMKRQVWGPPLHPPRARVPGGGAGGGLMEEMSAMLARRRKATLQGDKPAPKKDEDVTSDEAEPGTRTSGQPAEPVRRPWEKASSTLPRMKSAVLAAPADTPGPADEPNLERIKQELLEEVRRELQKMKEEIIKVFVVELRKRSAP from the exons ATGGGGCACCCATGGGCGCAGGAGGCTCTATGCGTCAACTCTGGGCATAGGGTGAACgtggggcacccatgggtgctttCGAGGCTATGGGGCAATGCAAAGCATGGGGAGGCTCTGTGGGGAGTCCATGGGTGTGGGAGGGCTCAGTGGGCCACCCCTGGGtgtggggggctgggggcacccctgggtgcaGGGCTGCCCCCCCATGCCTGCGGGTGCCCACAGGTGGTGCTGAACTGCCCGCTGGGACGGGGGCTGCGCTACAGCCAGGCCACCCCCCAGTTCCACCAGTGGCGGGAAGCTCGCCGGGTCTGGGGACTCAGCTTTGGGGCCCCCCGCGAGGCCACCCTCTTTGCCACCGCTGTCCTGCGGGCCCTGCGGGCACTGGAGGAGG gtACACCGCTGTCCTGGCCGGACCCTGATGGTTCGGCTCTGGAGGAGcctgagcagcaggagag GCAGGTGCTGGAGGAGCCCGAGCATCATGTGGCGGCTGCAG gCACCCAGGCTGTGCCCACTGGAGGCCCCCCACCACCTCC gggccccccccaccccctggcCTTCCACCAGCCACCGGGGTCCCACCGGCCCCCCCTTTGCCGCTGGCggcaggtgctgctggggggggggctggggggggctccaGCTTTGCCGCTGCCATCGCAGGGGCTAAACTCAGGAAAGTCGGCAAG GATGAAGCGACAGGTGTGGGggccccccctgcaccccccaagGGCGAgggtgcccggggggggggccgggggggggttGATGGAGGAGATGAGTGCCATGCTGGCCCGacg gaGGAAAGCCACCTTGCAGGGGGACAAGCCAGCGCCAAAGAAGGACGAGGATGTCACCAGT gacgAGGCGGAGCCGGGCACTAGGACCTCGGGGCAGCCTGCAG AGCCCGTGCGGAGGCCCTGGGAGAAGGCCAGCTCCACGCTGCCCAG AATGAAGTCGGCAGTCCTAGCTGCCCCCGCCGACACTCCCGGCCCTGCTGATGAGCCCAACCTGGAGCGAATCAAACAG gagctgctggaggaggtgcGGAGGGAGTTGCAGAAGATGAAGGAGGAGATCATCAaag TGTTCGTGGTGGAGCTGCGGAAGCGGAGTGCACCCtaa